ATCTACCTCTTCGGCGAAAAAAATTAAAAAAAACTGCATGAACCATCATCATGCATACATCCTTCCTTTTCATGATACTGTAACCCTGTGGGCAAGTCAAGCTTTTCTCTTGACGAGTGGTGTGAACTGTGTTAATAAAGTGACTTTAGTTATATAAAACTGTTCTCATGAATTCCCAAAAGGATTCATCTTTTCGTGTCTGTGCCTATACTTTTGGAGGAAATAAGCAATGAAACGTTTTATGGTGCTATGTATGGCGCTGTGTCTTGCGCTGGGAATGGTTGTGGGGATCGCAACCGCCCAGGAGCCGGAGATCCTTATCGGCATCAATCAGTTCGTGGAGCATCCGGCGCTGGATGCGGTTCGTGAGGGCTTCATAGACTACCTCAATGAAAACGGCTATCCCGAGGGTGAGAAGGTAACGTATGACGTCAACTTCGCCCAGGCCGAGGTCGGCACCGCCACTCTCATCGCAGAGAAGCTGGTGGGTCTGAATCCCGACCTGATTCTGGCCATCGCCACCCCGTCCGCCCAGGTTATGGTAAACGCCACCGATGAGATTCCGGTTCTCTTTTCGGCGATCACCGATCCGGTGAGCGCAGGGTTGGTGGACAGCCTGGAAGGCGGCGGCAAGAACGTGACCGGAACATCCGACCTGTCTCCCGTTGACACCCAGTTCGACCTGATTCTGGAGATCGTGCCCGACGCCAAGAAGATCGGCTTTATTTACAACGCCGGCGAGGCCAACTCCCTTACCTCTCTGAATCAGGCGAAAGACGCGGCTGAGAGGCTGGGACTGGAGATCGTCGAGGCGACGGCTTCCAACTCCAGCGAGGTCCTCATCGCCGCGGAGAGCCTGGTGGGCAAGGTCGACGCCATCCATATCCCCACCGACAATACGGTGGTTTCGGCGTTTGAATCCATCACCAAGGTCTGCGTCGATAACGGCATTCCCCTGTTCGCCGCCGACGTGGATTCCGTACCCCGGGGCGCCGTTGCCGCCATCGCCATCGATTACTATCGCCTGGGTCTCCAGACCGGCCGTATGGCCGTCGAGATCCTGGAAGGAAAAAATCCGGGCGAGATGCCCACGGAAACGTTGGAGGATCTGCTTCTCTATGTGAGCCTTGATTCCGCGGAAGCCATCGGCATAACCATTCCGGACGTGGTGATCGAACGGGCCGACGAAGTGCTCGGAGCGGAGTAAAAAAGCCTTCTTTCTTCTGAAGGATTTTTTCTGAGGACATAACACGACACCAGCCGGGTGAAAGATACGGGCGCTCTCTGCTTATATGATATGGAGCGTTGACATCGGCAGGCGCTGTGTTTTCGAGACGCAAACGGTGGGGTACGGGGGGCTTCCCCCTCCCCACCGTAATTTTTCGGCATGTTGCAGGCGATAGAGAGAATATATGCATTTTCGCTGTTTCATACAGACTGATATAAATGGTATCTGCCGCCTGCAACATTTCGACGGTTTGGATGTATGCCACCTGCTGTTTTCACAAATTCGACGATGAGACACAATGAGGTAAGAACGTGACTTTGACATTCTACGCGGCAATGGGCGCCCTGGCACAGGGATTGGTGTTCGGCCTTCTGGCCCTGGGGGTGTATCTGACGTTTCGAGTGCTGGAATTTCCCGACCTGACGGTGGATGGGAGCTTTCCCCTGGGGGCCGCCGTCAGCGCCGTGTTGATTATCAAGGGGGTCAATCCCTTTCTGACCCTGCCGGTGGCGTTGGCGGCGGGCATGGCGGCCGGATTCGTCACCGCGTTTCTTTCCACGAAGCTGAACATCCTCAACCTTTTGGCCTCAATCCTCACGATGATCGCACTCTACTCCATCAACATCAGGATCATGGGAAAGCCGAACATCGCCCTGATAAACCAGACCACGGTCTTTGATTCCTTTGACTGCATGACCGCCTTTTTCAAGGCCCACGGTATACCGGCGTCGATTGTCAATCCGATTCTCTTCCTCATCATGATCATCGTGGTGAAGATACTGATGGACCTTTTTCTGCATACGGAAATGGGGCTGGCCCTCAGGGCCACCGGGGACAACGAGAATATGATCCGCTCCCAGGGCGTCAACACCCACTCCACAATCATGCTGGGGGTGGCCCTCTCCAACGGATTGGTTGCTCTCTGCGGCGCGCTGATGGCCCAGTACCAGGGAAGCGCCGACGTGAATATGGGGGTGGGCATGATTGTTGCGGGGCTCGCCTCGGTCATTGTGGGCGAGGCGGTCATCGGCGAGATGACGGTGTTCCGGGCGACGCTGGGGGTTATCATCGGGTCGGTGATCTACCGATTCGCCATCGCGGTCGCTCTGTCGCTTCGCATCGGAAAGCTCCAGATCACCCCCAGCGACCTGAAGCTCATTACCGCGGTGCTGGTGGTCATCGCCTTGACGGTGCCGGTGGTGCGGGACAAGGTGAAGGTGGGCATCGTCAGGAACGGGGGGGACGGAGAATGATTAAGCTCAGAAACTTGAGGAAGGTATTCAATCCGGGCGGCATCAACGAAAACCTGGGCGTGGACAGGGTGAGCGTCGATATCAAGACCGGGGACTTTATCACCATTATCGGTTCCAACGGTGCGGGCAAGTCCACGCTGCTCAATCTCGTCAGCGGCCTGTATCCCCCGGACCGGGGGAAGGTCATCATCGACGGCCAGAACGTCACGAACCTCAAGGAATACCAGCGGGCGGGGTTCATCGGTCGGGTTTTCCAGGACCCGATGATGGGCACCTGCGCCTCCATGACCATCGAGGAGAATTTCTCCATAGCAAAGGCCAGGGGCACCCGCCGGGGGCTTCGGTTCGGCGTTAACAGGAAGCTCCGCCGGCTTTTCCGGGAAAAGCTGAGCGTGCTGGATCTGGGGCTGGAGCATCGGCTGAAGGACAAGGTGGGGCTTCTTTCCGGCGGGCAGCGGCAGTCCCTGACGCTCCTGATGGCGACCCTCAACTCCCCCAAGGTGCTGCTGTTGGACGAGCACACCGCCGCCCTGGACCCCAAGACCGCCCTGCAGGTGATCGATCTGACCAAAACCATTGTCGAGGAGCTGGGCCTGACCACCATGATGGTGACCCACAACATGCAGCAGGCAATCGCCATCGGCACCCGGCTTATCATGATGCACCGGGGGAACATCATCCTGGACGTGAAGGGGCCGGAGAAAATGAAACTCACGGTGGACGATCTTTTGGAGGAGTTTCAGAAGGTTCGGGGAAACCTCACGGATCGCACCATGCTGACGATTCGAAACGGGGCGCCGTAGGATCGCGGGATACGTGTCCCCGAGGGATCGGGCGGCGCACACGGAATCGGCGGGACACCGTTATACAGCGCCTTTTACATTCCCCGGATGCACGGCCGATTCCGAGGGGGCGGGATGCCGCATGAGAGGGTGCGGCGCATGCGTAAACGAATAACTGCGGAGATGTCACATGACAGACCGAAAAAACGGAAACGGCGATACCGAGAAGGAAAAAACCGTTATCTCCTCCCCCCTGGACGACATCGCCCCGGCGCCTGATGAGGCCGAGGCGACGGACGTGGTGTTCGGTGAAACACACGAACCACAAGGCGCACAGGAAACCGCCCCGAAGCAGACAAAAGTTGTCCCGCCCGCACAGCCTAAGGAGGCGCCGAAGAAAACGGAAGACGCCGCCGAACCCCCCCTGCCCATGAAGGAAAAAACGTCGAAGAAGCCCCGATCCGCCTCAGAGGAAGGGCCGTCTCACACGGAAGCGGCGACGGAAGAATATCACACCCCGGCGGAAGTCGCCCTGGACGGCGCCGAAAAGAAAAAGAAGAACAAGCCGCTGATCATCGCCTGCTGTTCGTGCCTTGCCCTGGCGGCCGCGGCGATTATTATAATCTTCGTTGCCGGCGTGATCACCGAGATGAAGGGCACCTCCGAGTCCGGATACCTCAACGGCCCCGGCGACTCCACCCAGTTCCTGGTGGAATCCGATGAACCGACGCTGACCATTACCTTCGAATACCCGGCGGGGGAGGCGGATTTCTGGGTGTACGTGACCGACGCGTACGGCAATCCGGTTGTGGATTGGTGGGATCTCGATATCGGCACCGTATTGAGCCTCGCCGGATATCAAAGCTATTACGTCACGATCTACTCCATGTCCGGTTCGGGGGATTGGTCGGCAAGCTGGTAGTCTCCGTGACGAAACGCGGAGATATCCCAGTGTATTAAAAAGGGCGATAAGGTATTCGTCGACTCCATGACAGCCTCCTCGCCCTGTTTCTTCCCGATCCTGCCTGCGGAATGCACGCAAACACACTCCCACGATACAGATACCCTCCATGTCGTACACTCACATGCGAATAATCCGCACATTGTATGGAAGTCATTTTGTGCTTTGAATAGTTTTTCAGATGTAATCGGTCCAGGATACATCCGTCATATGCCGTTTTTTGAAAACCGGACGTACATATCATGAAAAAATCACATAGTTCCGACCATGTGTCCTCCCGGGTGGAGGAAATCGTGGCGCGCCTTTTAAAGATGGCGGACGGGAAGTCCGCCGCCGGCATGTCCCGGGTGGGCATCGATCCGGCCCGGGCCCTGGGGGTGAAGGTCCCCGGCTTGAGGGCGTTAGGGAAGGAGATCGGCACGGACCACGAGCTGGCCCTGGCCCTGTGGAAGCGGGGCTTGAGGGAGACGATGATCCTGGCGTCCCTCGTGGCCGATCCGAAGCAAACCACCGGGGAGTTGATGGAGTCGTGGGCGTCGGATTTTTACGATTGGGAGGTGTGCGACCAGACCTGCATGAACCTCTTCGAAAAGCCGCCCCTGAGGGAACACGTCTATTCCCTCGCCCGACAGTGGAGCGAAAGGGCAGAAGAATTCGTCAAGCGGGCCGGGTTCGTGCTGATGGCGAGATTGGCCGTCAGCGACAAGAAGGCCCCGGACGACGCCTTCTCTCCCTTCTTCGAGGATATCGTGAGAGAGGCGAGTGATGAAAGAAACATGGTCAAGAAGGGGATCAACTGGGCTTTACGGCAGATCGGGAAGCGAAACCTCTCCCTGAGGGATCGGGCGGTGGAGACGGCGAATACCCTTCGTGAGCGGGATTCATCCGCCGCCCGGTGGATCGCCGCCGACGCCCTCCGGGAGTTGAACTCGAAGGCGGTTGTCGAGCGGCTAAAAGAAAAGGAGAAGCGAAAATAGGGGGAAAATAGACGAACGGTCTACAGGGGAAGGGTACTGTGCACAATTTGGCGTGAGCGAGGGCGTACATCGACCGGGTACGCCTGAATCATTTTTAGGATACTTTCCAGAGGCTTGATTGTACACACTGCGTTTCTGAAAAAAGGATGCAAAAAAATAGTTCTGAAATACAAAAACATTAAAACCCCATTGATTTATATTGCCATATTATCTATACTTAATTTTCTATTTTATAAGTGGGAAAATGGATATGCTGATTACTTCTCAGGAGTAAAAAAACATGCAACGTACAAAAGATGCAGGATTACTGATCTTTGGTCTTTGGTTGGCTCTTTATGGTATACAAGGTTTTTTGTTAGCTATTTATTTAACCTTCCCCGATCTCACCACGTTTCGCGAGCTTGTAAAATATTTTTTTGTTATAATGAGTATTCCATTAGGAAACACCGGGCAATTTATAATAGGTGTTTTCATACTCGCTCGCATGTGGAAGGTGAGCGGTGCGGAAAAGGTGGCGATGCTGTTTCTGTCACTGTGGTTGATAAATGGTCTTTTTAACTCTTTGATATTTGATAATTATACTGCTGGAAAAATCACATATTATACTTCGAAGATTCTAGGCCCTGTTGCTGGTGTGTTGCTCTTGAACAATTTCCATGAGCGGAAAATGACCGAGAGAGTCGGCAGAATTTTGCTCGCTGTGTGTTTTTTTTATTCTTTCCTGCGCGCAGGTATAAACCTGTTTTTTCCCGAGATAAATTTCAATACTATTAGTATGTTTGTATATGTTTTTTACATTGTATCCGGAATTCTTCTAATGACCTCGGAATCGCCGTCTCCCGATCAGGAAACGATCAAGCAAATTGAAACGTAGCCTGGCATTGCGGCGGTATGTCGGGTATACTATCGGCACAATCTGTAATTTGAAACGTATTCACGTCATCTTTCTTCAAAGGAGTATTCCATGAGATTTACAAAAGACACGGAGCTGTTGCTTTTGGGCATTTGGCTGATCGCTGTGGGCATCCTGTCCCTGGCCGCCGTGGGATCGGTGTTTCACATTCTCGTCGATATTCTGGCGATCGTGGTGGGTGTGGTGATCCTGGTGCGGCTCGGGAGCACCCGAAAGCCAGAAAAGGCGGGGATGCTGCTTCTGGCCGTCTGGCTGATCGTAGCGGCGGCGTTTTCGCTGTTGGGCGTCGGCTCCTCCGTCGTCAGTGTGATTCTGGCGGTGCTGG
This sequence is a window from Candidatus Zymogenaceae bacterium. Protein-coding genes within it:
- a CDS encoding ABC transporter substrate-binding protein, giving the protein MKRFMVLCMALCLALGMVVGIATAQEPEILIGINQFVEHPALDAVREGFIDYLNENGYPEGEKVTYDVNFAQAEVGTATLIAEKLVGLNPDLILAIATPSAQVMVNATDEIPVLFSAITDPVSAGLVDSLEGGGKNVTGTSDLSPVDTQFDLILEIVPDAKKIGFIYNAGEANSLTSLNQAKDAAERLGLEIVEATASNSSEVLIAAESLVGKVDAIHIPTDNTVVSAFESITKVCVDNGIPLFAADVDSVPRGAVAAIAIDYYRLGLQTGRMAVEILEGKNPGEMPTETLEDLLLYVSLDSAEAIGITIPDVVIERADEVLGAE
- a CDS encoding ABC transporter permease — protein: MTFYAAMGALAQGLVFGLLALGVYLTFRVLEFPDLTVDGSFPLGAAVSAVLIIKGVNPFLTLPVALAAGMAAGFVTAFLSTKLNILNLLASILTMIALYSINIRIMGKPNIALINQTTVFDSFDCMTAFFKAHGIPASIVNPILFLIMIIVVKILMDLFLHTEMGLALRATGDNENMIRSQGVNTHSTIMLGVALSNGLVALCGALMAQYQGSADVNMGVGMIVAGLASVIVGEAVIGEMTVFRATLGVIIGSVIYRFAIAVALSLRIGKLQITPSDLKLITAVLVVIALTVPVVRDKVKVGIVRNGGDGE
- a CDS encoding ABC transporter ATP-binding protein; its protein translation is MIKLRNLRKVFNPGGINENLGVDRVSVDIKTGDFITIIGSNGAGKSTLLNLVSGLYPPDRGKVIIDGQNVTNLKEYQRAGFIGRVFQDPMMGTCASMTIEENFSIAKARGTRRGLRFGVNRKLRRLFREKLSVLDLGLEHRLKDKVGLLSGGQRQSLTLLMATLNSPKVLLLDEHTAALDPKTALQVIDLTKTIVEELGLTTMMVTHNMQQAIAIGTRLIMMHRGNIILDVKGPEKMKLTVDDLLEEFQKVRGNLTDRTMLTIRNGAP
- a CDS encoding DNA alkylation repair protein, whose translation is MKKSHSSDHVSSRVEEIVARLLKMADGKSAAGMSRVGIDPARALGVKVPGLRALGKEIGTDHELALALWKRGLRETMILASLVADPKQTTGELMESWASDFYDWEVCDQTCMNLFEKPPLREHVYSLARQWSERAEEFVKRAGFVLMARLAVSDKKAPDDAFSPFFEDIVREASDERNMVKKGINWALRQIGKRNLSLRDRAVETANTLRERDSSAARWIAADALRELNSKAVVERLKEKEKRK